In Sphingobacterium sp. PCS056, the following proteins share a genomic window:
- a CDS encoding recombinase family protein, translated as MKIADLYIRVDSEEDSDKDLAQRKQEDSLKEYCINNDIEIRYIIYEDYSAETFERPAWAKLLSILRKKRKQSDMILFTHWDKFSRNMANAYQMITTLQRLGVRPYAIVQDNYIAELGATAKLKL; from the coding sequence ATGAAAATAGCAGACTTATACATTAGAGTAGACTCAGAAGAAGATTCCGACAAAGATTTGGCGCAGCGTAAACAGGAAGATTCATTAAAAGAATACTGTATCAATAACGACATAGAGATACGTTATATTATTTACGAGGATTATTCAGCCGAAACATTCGAACGCCCCGCCTGGGCAAAATTATTATCCATATTACGTAAAAAACGTAAACAGTCCGATATGATACTTTTTACCCATTGGGATAAATTCAGCCGTAACATGGCAAATGCCTACCAAATGATTACCACTTTGCAACGACTTGGTGTCAGACCTTATGCAATTGTTCAGGACAATTACATCGCTGAACTTGGAGCAACAGCGAAATTAAAGCTTTAG
- a CDS encoding RNA polymerase sigma factor, which translates to MEELFLGYLEKHKGILYKIIKMYAHTKQDQQDLKQDIIVQLWRSYNKFRGESKFSTWMFRVAINTAIKSLEAERKKPNLYYPLSIPDTFTDDYDVEKENSHRNFMQILKSLKPLERSLLICYLKGLPHVETAKKLGLSEVNVRVRLIRIKTRVKTLYRQQGYKF; encoded by the coding sequence ATGGAAGAACTTTTTCTGGGTTACTTAGAAAAACATAAAGGTATCTTATATAAGATAATAAAGATGTATGCTCACACCAAACAAGATCAACAAGATCTCAAACAAGACATTATTGTTCAGCTTTGGCGTTCATACAACAAATTCCGAGGGGAAAGCAAATTCTCCACATGGATGTTTCGTGTTGCCATCAATACAGCTATAAAAAGCTTAGAGGCAGAAAGAAAAAAACCTAACCTATATTACCCTTTGTCAATACCGGATACATTCACTGACGATTACGATGTTGAAAAAGAAAATAGTCATCGAAATTTCATGCAAATATTGAAATCGTTAAAACCTTTAGAAAGGTCTTTGCTTATCTGCTATTTGAAAGGTCTTCCTCATGTAGAGACAGCAAAGAAATTAGGTTTGTCTGAAGTGAATGTAAGAGTGAGGTTAATAAGGATAAAGACAAGGGTAAAAACTTTATACAGACAACAGGGTTATAAATTTTGA
- a CDS encoding SMEK domain-containing protein produces MNNRQSYLTLIGRRLAYLKTEVELFNSLNLTDINVYAENFYRDFFNKLGYEFDNTNFIENNFAYIDLIDSKNKLAIQVTSQNDNKKITEAVTGFYKKSEHKDYKLKLLLISKDAKNYRTKFGNNFDHKEDVWDIKKVLSIINNITDLNKLKSIADFLNEQILQERKNTESNEVETIMALIEYLSKDDNRSISQKPEIVDPQFKIYNRFSEHSVFLINLYSELCTVYQQPLLEGKQGIDGVKAIKISSYLKDESDKILTSEGNNPQIALEKFVEIIYDKLSENGIKFDKIAIKFYLLDELINCNVFPNN; encoded by the coding sequence ATGAATAACAGACAATCTTATTTAACTTTAATTGGAAGAAGATTAGCCTATCTTAAAACCGAGGTTGAACTTTTTAATTCTCTGAATTTAACAGATATAAATGTCTATGCTGAAAATTTCTACCGAGACTTTTTCAATAAACTTGGTTACGAATTTGACAACACCAACTTCATAGAGAATAATTTTGCTTATATCGATCTAATCGATAGTAAAAACAAGCTGGCAATCCAAGTAACTTCCCAAAATGACAACAAGAAAATAACAGAAGCAGTCACAGGGTTCTACAAAAAATCTGAACACAAAGATTATAAATTGAAGCTTCTTTTAATATCCAAAGATGCTAAAAATTATAGAACTAAATTTGGTAATAACTTTGATCACAAAGAAGATGTTTGGGATATAAAGAAGGTTTTATCAATAATAAATAACATTACCGACTTAAATAAACTTAAAAGTATTGCTGATTTTCTCAACGAACAGATATTACAAGAGAGAAAAAACACAGAATCTAACGAGGTTGAAACTATTATGGCTTTGATTGAATATTTAAGCAAAGATGACAACCGGAGTATATCTCAAAAACCTGAAATTGTAGATCCTCAGTTTAAAATTTACAATAGGTTTTCTGAGCATAGTGTTTTTTTGATAAATTTATATTCGGAACTTTGTACCGTCTACCAGCAACCATTATTGGAAGGTAAACAAGGTATTGATGGTGTAAAAGCAATTAAAATATCAAGTTATTTAAAGGATGAAAGTGATAAAATTTTAACCTCGGAAGGTAATAATCCACAAATCGCATTAGAAAAATTTGTTGAAATTATTTACGACAAACTTTCGGAAAATGGGATTAAATTTGATAAGATTGCCATAAAATTCTATCTATTAGATGAGTTGATTAATTGTAATGTATTTCCAAATAATTAA
- a CDS encoding DUF2326 domain-containing protein: protein MIKINRLYSEPEIFEPITFEYGVNIIMGEEAESTNKKIGVGKSICIECINFCLLKRITDSRLNLIPKKYAEITDSKIKLDLDFNDKKLTISRSIQNQDQISILVNGEEKNFERLDDASDYLGNLYFEKFPVNLKRLSFRNLLQPIIRDERSEFKDLVQCHDTKKRIPPDFGPHLFYLNLGLEKYSEIRTLNENLKKKKDYFSEIKKIVTQNNELKIQDAKAHLNELESEVQKVNKSIEGLKSNESFDLLQEDLVKLESKLSELRTRQQAIKYEIKQIDSLPKPETINENEISIIFNQFKQGLGDLVEKSLDDLKEFKNKIDGFRSSIVNDRLVALKTELNQLNEVVRKLDNDYSEKLSLIDNGEVLRDLKTSIKIFNDKNSELSNLRSLIERYDIAERDKKLLEAEKTLLISDFDEELYQKSKVIKSFKETILKIHEQIMGNREAHFDIKTTKNKNVVEFIMRTDDDGSHSTERMKVFIYDISLMLNEYTKIYHPGFVIHDNIFEDDDSIEKSLNFLYAYNEKSPNEFQYIVTLNRDLIELASQRNNLLFDVNSVKRASFTKDKRFLGLKYNETK, encoded by the coding sequence ATGATTAAAATTAATAGACTATATAGTGAACCTGAAATATTTGAGCCAATTACATTCGAATATGGTGTCAATATTATTATGGGGGAAGAAGCGGAAAGCACCAATAAGAAAATTGGTGTAGGAAAGTCTATTTGCATAGAATGCATAAATTTTTGTTTACTTAAAAGAATAACAGATAGTAGATTAAACTTAATTCCTAAGAAGTATGCTGAAATAACGGACAGCAAAATTAAGTTAGATCTGGATTTTAATGACAAGAAATTAACTATTTCCCGATCAATACAGAATCAAGATCAAATTTCCATCTTAGTAAATGGAGAAGAAAAGAATTTTGAGAGATTAGATGACGCTTCAGACTATTTAGGAAATTTATATTTTGAAAAATTCCCCGTAAATCTAAAGCGATTGAGTTTTAGAAATCTATTACAACCAATTATCAGAGACGAAAGATCGGAATTTAAAGATTTAGTTCAATGCCATGACACAAAAAAGAGGATTCCGCCAGATTTTGGACCACATCTTTTTTATTTGAATTTAGGGCTTGAAAAATATTCAGAAATTAGAACTTTGAATGAGAATCTAAAAAAGAAGAAAGATTATTTTTCCGAAATAAAAAAAATAGTAACACAAAACAATGAACTAAAGATTCAAGATGCTAAAGCTCATTTGAATGAACTTGAAAGTGAAGTTCAAAAAGTCAACAAATCCATCGAAGGATTAAAGAGCAACGAATCTTTTGACTTACTTCAAGAAGACTTAGTAAAATTGGAAAGTAAATTATCTGAACTAAGAACCCGTCAACAAGCTATTAAATATGAAATTAAACAAATAGATTCATTACCAAAGCCGGAAACAATTAACGAAAATGAAATTTCGATAATATTCAATCAATTTAAACAGGGACTCGGTGATTTAGTAGAAAAATCATTAGATGATTTAAAAGAGTTTAAAAATAAAATAGACGGCTTTAGAAGTTCTATTGTAAATGATCGATTAGTTGCACTTAAAACAGAACTTAATCAGCTAAATGAAGTTGTCCGAAAGCTTGACAATGATTATTCTGAAAAGCTTTCCCTAATAGATAATGGTGAGGTTTTAAGGGATTTGAAAACTTCGATAAAAATTTTCAATGATAAGAATAGCGAGTTAAGCAATCTTCGATCACTAATTGAAAGGTATGATATCGCAGAAAGAGATAAGAAACTTTTAGAAGCAGAGAAAACTTTATTAATCTCAGACTTCGATGAAGAATTGTATCAAAAATCAAAAGTAATCAAGAGTTTCAAAGAAACGATTTTAAAAATTCACGAACAGATAATGGGAAATCGAGAAGCTCATTTTGATATAAAGACAACAAAAAACAAAAATGTTGTAGAGTTTATTATGAGAACCGATGATGATGGTAGTCATTCCACAGAAAGAATGAAGGTTTTTATATATGATATATCTTTAATGCTAAATGAATATACAAAAATTTATCATCCAGGCTTTGTAATACACGATAACATTTTTGAAGATGACGATTCAATTGAAAAGAGTTTAAATTTTCTTTATGCTTACAATGAAAAGAGTCCCAATGAATTCCAATATATTGTTACACTAAACCGCGACTTAATAGAACTTGCTTCTCAAAGAAACAACTTGCTTTTCGATGTAAATAGTGTAAAACGAGCATCATTCACAAAGGATAAAAGATTTTTGGGATTAAAATACAATGAAACTAAATAG
- a CDS encoding sensor histidine kinase: MLNFYYSLLFLAFLVLVLLTVFLYWKIRILKRQNELLTKQNRDVYSITLPDETTIYKLDPHLLKNALNAIQSHAYQSYHALDKLSNVLDYILYETDGTFVKLKDEIAFAQNLIEINKLKISPLFDLHIRKKISPEAGDMLIAPFMTINPIENAFKHADVQNENSYISVVFEVVEDYFYLTVSNRIQSKQRTTNTLGGLGNKTFIQRLKSIYGEDYSLNTEQKEDIYTVTVKIKLYKND, from the coding sequence ATGCTCAATTTTTATTATAGTTTATTATTTCTTGCATTCTTAGTTCTTGTGCTATTGACTGTATTTTTATATTGGAAAATCCGCATTTTGAAACGGCAAAATGAATTACTTACTAAACAGAATCGTGATGTATATAGTATCACTCTTCCAGATGAAACAACTATTTATAAGTTAGATCCACATTTACTAAAAAATGCATTAAACGCAATTCAATCGCATGCTTATCAAAGTTATCATGCCCTCGATAAGTTATCCAATGTACTGGATTATATTCTTTATGAGACAGATGGCACATTTGTTAAATTAAAGGATGAAATTGCTTTTGCTCAAAATCTGATTGAGATCAACAAACTTAAAATCAGTCCTTTATTTGATTTGCATATTCGTAAAAAAATTAGCCCCGAAGCTGGAGATATGCTGATCGCTCCTTTTATGACTATCAATCCAATCGAAAATGCGTTTAAACATGCCGATGTCCAAAATGAAAATAGTTATATCTCTGTTGTTTTTGAAGTTGTTGAAGATTATTTTTATCTGACCGTATCTAATCGCATCCAGTCAAAACAACGTACAACGAATACTTTAGGTGGTTTAGGAAACAAAACATTTATACAACGATTAAAAAGTATTTATGGTGAAGATTATAGTTTAAACACAGAGCAAAAAGAAGATATTTACACCGTAACAGTAAAAATAAAACTGTATAAGAATGATTAA
- a CDS encoding LytR/AlgR family response regulator transcription factor has protein sequence MIKCILLDDELPSLSYLQALCGNFKDVEIVKSFNNPQKFLDQVDKLDFNTCVMDILMPNLNGLDIAKLLPNKAIIFSTAYKEFAADAFDLHAVDYLRKPYQADRLQIAFDKAMKWIIANAVSSEDIIELNSNQGKTRIITSQIAYIEVADHDRRDKYIKMTDGPDILAKNISLDEILMLLPSGKFCRINRRNVIALATVSSYTAQYVICKIKEPSAMIKLTLSAPYRDHFINSLIV, from the coding sequence ATGATTAAATGTATATTGTTGGATGATGAACTTCCTTCACTAAGCTATCTTCAGGCTTTATGTGGAAATTTTAAGGATGTCGAAATTGTCAAAAGTTTTAATAATCCACAAAAATTTTTAGACCAGGTCGACAAGCTTGATTTTAACACATGTGTCATGGATATCCTCATGCCTAATCTTAATGGTCTCGATATTGCAAAACTCTTACCCAATAAGGCTATTATATTTTCGACCGCATATAAAGAGTTTGCGGCGGATGCATTTGATTTGCATGCTGTAGATTATTTACGTAAACCTTATCAAGCTGATCGCTTGCAAATTGCTTTTGATAAAGCGATGAAATGGATTATAGCAAATGCGGTATCCAGTGAAGATATCATTGAATTGAATAGTAATCAAGGGAAAACTCGAATCATTACTTCACAAATTGCTTACATCGAAGTCGCAGATCATGATAGAAGAGACAAGTATATAAAGATGACTGACGGACCTGATATTCTGGCAAAAAACATAAGCCTGGACGAAATCTTGATGCTCTTACCTAGTGGAAAATTCTGTCGAATCAATAGGCGAAATGTGATTGCATTAGCAACGGTATCTTCGTATACTGCACAGTATGTGATTTGTAAAATAAAGGAGCCATCTGCGATGATAAAACTTACATTATCTGCACCCTACAGGGATCATTTTATTAACAGTCTGATTGTTTAG
- a CDS encoding cation:proton antiporter, which produces MLNSKYRSTFFYLIILIIGISLGYFIIHQGTRFEHETHGNINVPIHSAWSHFLDHLHENLSYPLAVLILQIITIIFVARIFGLLFKKIGQPSVIGEIVAGIALGPSLLGNYFPEISSFLFPVSSLGNLGVLSQIGLVLFMFVVGMELDLKILKNKAHDAIVISHVSIIFPFLLGMGLAYVIFQSTAPDNVSFLSYALFIGISMSITAFPVLARIVQERGMNKTRLGSMAITCAAADDITAWCLLAAVIAVVKAGSVISAVYTIAFAIGYVFLMVRFVKPFLQRIGDLHTTKERLGKSIVGIFFLTLLISSWTTEVIGIHALFGAFMAGVIMPNNTSFRSIFIEKVEDVAQVLLLPLFFVFTGLRTQIGLLNEAEHWHTCFWVVLIAVVGKFIGSALSARFVGQNWHSSLTIGALMNTRGLMELVALNIGYDLGVLTDEMFAILVLMALITTFMTGPALDLINKFFKPEIEDNATLISKKNKYNILISFSNPNSGKILLRIANMLTKKSKENSTVTALHLSLGNELNTFNSIEYERDNFSLLNDESQKLDQPYTPIFRGTDNINEDIAKMANEEDFDLLLTGIGQSVYEGSVLGSIIGFTSKVVNPERLLGSLTGKESLFNHSGFEDKTTALLKSIHIPCGILVDRGIPDAVKNILVPIKTLSDSFLLIYIHKLIQNNDVKVCFLDEDQVIKTSVELKEAIRSLDYAAPNHINIIDEADRKDVVYSSFDIILISFLAWKQISFEKEQWTKQLPSTLILKP; this is translated from the coding sequence ATGTTAAATAGTAAATACCGATCTACGTTTTTTTACCTCATTATTTTAATAATTGGGATATCACTTGGCTATTTTATTATCCATCAAGGGACGCGATTTGAACATGAAACACATGGAAATATAAACGTTCCTATACATTCTGCCTGGTCACATTTTTTAGATCACTTGCATGAAAATCTTTCCTACCCACTAGCAGTCCTCATACTACAGATCATAACCATTATTTTTGTAGCTCGAATTTTTGGTTTATTATTTAAAAAAATAGGTCAACCTTCTGTTATTGGAGAGATTGTAGCGGGTATAGCACTTGGTCCTTCTCTTTTAGGAAATTATTTTCCTGAGATATCTTCATTTCTTTTTCCAGTTAGTTCTTTAGGTAATTTGGGTGTACTTAGCCAAATCGGTCTCGTCCTTTTTATGTTTGTAGTGGGTATGGAACTTGACCTAAAAATCCTAAAAAATAAAGCTCATGATGCTATTGTGATTAGTCATGTTAGTATTATTTTTCCATTCTTGCTTGGAATGGGCTTGGCTTATGTGATCTTTCAATCGACAGCTCCCGATAACGTTTCTTTTTTGTCATATGCTTTATTTATTGGTATATCGATGAGTATTACAGCATTTCCGGTACTGGCCAGAATTGTTCAAGAAAGGGGTATGAACAAGACAAGATTGGGTTCCATGGCTATTACCTGTGCGGCGGCAGATGATATTACTGCATGGTGCCTTTTGGCAGCGGTCATAGCAGTCGTAAAAGCAGGATCTGTTATCAGTGCTGTTTACACCATTGCTTTTGCCATTGGCTACGTTTTCTTAATGGTACGATTTGTGAAACCTTTTCTGCAACGTATTGGAGATCTGCACACGACGAAGGAGCGTCTGGGAAAATCTATTGTAGGCATATTTTTCCTGACGTTACTCATTTCTTCCTGGACGACTGAAGTTATTGGTATCCACGCATTATTTGGGGCTTTTATGGCAGGTGTGATCATGCCCAATAACACGAGCTTTAGAAGTATATTTATTGAAAAAGTAGAGGATGTAGCACAAGTACTTCTTTTACCCTTATTTTTTGTATTTACGGGATTACGCACACAGATTGGATTGCTCAATGAAGCTGAACATTGGCACACATGTTTTTGGGTAGTCCTGATTGCTGTAGTGGGCAAATTTATTGGAAGTGCGCTTTCTGCAAGGTTTGTAGGACAAAATTGGCACAGTAGCCTCACCATTGGAGCTTTAATGAATACCAGAGGGTTGATGGAGTTAGTTGCGCTCAATATAGGTTATGATCTTGGCGTACTGACGGATGAAATGTTCGCCATATTGGTACTGATGGCCTTGATCACCACGTTTATGACTGGACCAGCATTAGATTTGATTAATAAATTTTTCAAACCCGAAATAGAAGATAATGCTACGCTGATATCGAAGAAAAATAAATACAACATTTTAATTTCATTTAGCAATCCAAATTCAGGTAAAATCCTACTTCGAATTGCCAATATGCTCACGAAAAAATCTAAAGAAAATAGTACCGTAACAGCGTTACACCTTTCTCTAGGGAATGAATTAAATACGTTTAATTCGATAGAATATGAAAGAGATAATTTTTCATTGTTAAACGATGAAAGTCAAAAATTAGATCAACCCTATACGCCTATTTTTAGAGGTACAGACAACATCAATGAAGATATTGCTAAAATGGCTAATGAAGAAGACTTTGACTTATTATTAACTGGAATTGGTCAATCCGTCTATGAAGGGTCTGTCCTTGGAAGTATCATTGGATTTACGAGTAAAGTGGTTAATCCTGAACGATTGTTAGGATCATTGACAGGAAAAGAAAGTCTGTTTAATCACAGTGGATTTGAAGATAAAACGACAGCACTTCTCAAATCTATTCATATTCCTTGTGGGATATTGGTCGATCGAGGTATTCCTGATGCGGTAAAAAATATACTGGTACCTATCAAAACTCTCAGTGATAGTTTCTTATTGATCTATATCCATAAACTAATCCAAAATAATGATGTAAAAGTATGTTTCTTAGATGAAGATCAAGTGATTAAAACTTCTGTAGAACTTAAGGAAGCGATTCGATCGCTAGACTACGCAGCTCCTAATCATATCAATATCATAGATGAAGCAGATCGTAAAGATGTGGTATATTCTTCTTTTGATATTATACTGATTAGCTTCTTAGCATGGAAACAGATCTCCTTTGAAAAAGAACAATGGACAAAACAGCTACCAAGTACATTAATTTTAAAACCCTAA
- a CDS encoding endonuclease/exonuclease/phosphatase family protein, producing the protein MHTALYIFSSILIIISFVPLIRNDYWTFRVFEYPRLQKLVLTIVSLVLLVIFCEKTTIFYIYITLLSGTIIYLTKQILPFTPIGKKQILRAKKDIPDQSISIMISNVFEDNTNYQGCIAEIKKTGADVVLLLETSHKWMEELREATDAYPFRIEKPIDNTYGMLLYSKLELKDSKVKFLVEDDIPSIHTKVILPSGELVQLYAVHPTPPVPNENPRSTERDKELLMIADEAEKSEVPVIVCGDLNDVAWSYTTELFLKTSQLLDPRRGRFFLNTFHAHHFFMRFPLDHIFCSTDFKLKRMKRLYNFNSDHFPILTELQYERSADIEQEENTLDVDQEDIALAKEKKEKC; encoded by the coding sequence ATGCACACAGCTCTTTATATTTTTTCTTCCATTCTGATCATTATAAGTTTTGTTCCATTAATCAGGAACGATTATTGGACATTTCGTGTTTTTGAATATCCTAGACTACAAAAGCTGGTGCTCACGATTGTATCATTAGTTCTATTAGTGATTTTCTGCGAAAAAACAACTATTTTCTACATCTATATTACGCTGCTTTCTGGTACTATTATCTATTTAACAAAGCAGATTCTCCCCTTTACTCCAATTGGAAAAAAGCAAATTTTAAGAGCTAAAAAGGATATACCTGATCAATCGATCAGTATAATGATATCCAATGTATTTGAGGATAACACCAATTATCAGGGTTGTATTGCGGAGATTAAAAAGACGGGTGCAGATGTTGTTCTTTTGCTCGAAACCAGTCATAAGTGGATGGAAGAATTAAGAGAGGCTACGGATGCATATCCCTTTCGTATCGAAAAGCCAATCGACAATACCTATGGTATGCTTTTGTATTCTAAATTGGAACTAAAAGATAGTAAAGTCAAATTTTTAGTTGAAGATGATATTCCCTCAATCCACACAAAGGTAATTTTACCGAGTGGTGAGCTTGTCCAATTGTATGCAGTACACCCTACTCCACCTGTTCCAAACGAAAACCCGCGATCAACGGAAAGAGATAAAGAACTTTTAATGATTGCAGATGAAGCTGAAAAATCTGAAGTACCGGTTATTGTTTGTGGGGATTTAAATGACGTTGCATGGAGCTATACGACTGAACTATTCTTAAAAACAAGTCAATTGCTAGATCCTAGAAGGGGACGTTTCTTTCTCAACACCTTCCATGCGCATCATTTTTTTATGCGTTTTCCATTGGATCATATCTTTTGCAGCACAGATTTTAAATTGAAGCGGATGAAAAGGTTGTATAACTTCAATTCGGACCACTTCCCGATTTTAACAGAATTGCAATATGAGAGATCTGCTGATATCGAACAAGAAGAAAATACACTGGATGTAGATCAAGAAGATATAGCACTGGCTAAAGAGAAAAAAGAAAAGTGCTGA
- a CDS encoding acyl-[acyl-carrier-protein] thioesterase, with translation MDNSTFEKNWEINFTQCYSNARIRYSDLSNLLQLTAGEHATISGFGFKEMAKNNQTWVLSRIRFEISRLPKWMDKVTIKTWIQRLEGAKSTRNFEVYVNNQLYVAASSYWAVINTVKRGPEELAIALGNFKTFPDRFSTQKPFSKLNLAQAVKSIENYTVKISDLDIVNHANNVKYLDWCMDRLPMELVLTNQIAAIEMNYLRELRYNDTVEISGNSTELGYFMTVAKQEHISFALEIETK, from the coding sequence ATGGACAATTCAACATTTGAAAAAAACTGGGAGATCAATTTTACACAATGCTATTCAAATGCTAGAATTCGCTATTCTGATCTTTCTAACTTATTGCAATTGACAGCTGGTGAGCATGCTACTATCTCTGGCTTTGGTTTTAAAGAAATGGCGAAGAATAATCAAACCTGGGTTCTAAGCCGTATCCGATTTGAAATAAGTCGTTTGCCAAAGTGGATGGATAAAGTGACTATTAAAACTTGGATTCAACGACTAGAGGGGGCTAAATCTACCCGTAATTTTGAAGTTTATGTCAATAATCAACTGTATGTGGCAGCAAGCAGTTATTGGGCTGTAATCAATACGGTGAAAAGAGGACCTGAAGAATTGGCAATCGCTCTCGGAAATTTTAAAACTTTTCCTGATCGCTTTAGTACGCAAAAACCTTTTTCAAAATTGAATTTAGCTCAGGCAGTCAAATCAATAGAAAACTATACGGTTAAAATATCGGATCTAGATATTGTCAATCACGCAAACAATGTTAAATACTTGGATTGGTGCATGGACCGACTACCCATGGAACTGGTATTAACCAATCAAATAGCTGCTATAGAAATGAATTATTTGAGAGAACTTCGCTATAATGATACGGTGGAAATTAGTGGCAATTCAACTGAATTGGGCTATTTCATGACCGTTGCTAAGCAGGAACATATATCTTTTGCTCTAGAAATTGAAACAAAATAA
- a CDS encoding gluconate 2-dehydrogenase subunit 3 family protein, which produces MNRREAIQRVAMLMGGVVIGSSLFLEGCSRSATKQVEVLFEPKTTDLLGDLAEAILPKTSTPGAKEAGVGSFIPVMVRDCYTDEQQAVFMDGINNLDKKAQELMKKNFLDLSAEERTSFVNLLDKEANEFNKKQDEETKEEREKNAVKQNELYREVAGKPPHWFTMFKQLTLTGYFNSELGLTKALRYVKIPGKFDGNYPYKKGDKAFAG; this is translated from the coding sequence ATGAATAGAAGAGAAGCAATTCAGCGTGTAGCCATGTTGATGGGAGGCGTGGTCATCGGCTCGAGCCTTTTTCTTGAAGGTTGTTCACGCTCTGCTACTAAACAAGTAGAAGTTTTATTTGAACCTAAGACTACTGATCTATTGGGAGACTTAGCAGAAGCTATTTTACCAAAAACCTCAACTCCAGGAGCAAAAGAAGCTGGGGTAGGAAGTTTTATTCCTGTAATGGTTAGAGATTGTTATACTGACGAACAGCAAGCTGTTTTTATGGATGGAATTAACAACCTAGATAAAAAAGCACAAGAGTTAATGAAGAAAAACTTTTTGGATCTTTCTGCTGAAGAACGTACAAGTTTTGTGAATTTATTAGACAAAGAAGCAAATGAGTTTAATAAAAAACAGGATGAGGAAACAAAAGAAGAACGTGAAAAGAATGCAGTTAAGCAGAATGAATTATATCGAGAGGTCGCTGGTAAGCCACCACATTGGTTCACGATGTTTAAACAATTGACCTTAACGGGCTACTTTAATTCAGAACTTGGATTAACAAAAGCATTACGCTATGTTAAGATCCCAGGAAAGTTTGATGGAAATTATCCGTATAAAAAAGGCGATAAAGCTTTTGCAGGTTAA